In Sphingobacterium sp. PCS056, the following proteins share a genomic window:
- a CDS encoding RagB/SusD family nutrient uptake outer membrane protein, with protein sequence MLSLILVSSCSDYLDINPKGQLGENQLNNVEAAENLVIAAYSSLGNENYNNKTNSLWPYGDLRSGDAYKGGAGTGDMEEWNLYETFVSMRVDVGGLDQKWYRQYVAISRANNALRVINGLNATDYPKKDIRTAEMRFLRAHYMFELKLLFKYIPFVDENLAPEDYVTLSNREYSDTEQWNKIIDEFRFAATTLPEQQEGHKGRANQFMAKAYLAKALLYAAYEQNEQHQVTGINSQKLEEVVKLVTELEGRYDLSQDFAFNFLCEYENGPESIFAVQNSLNDGTEFGRLDWSAMLNYPMNNEYGCCGFHQPSQNLVNAFKTDNEGLPQFTGFNNLDLTTAAQVKTQNVDPRLLHTVAIVGLPYKYKTDFIFQNSWVRQIETYGNYMSLKEVVLYDNPCFKKVNPFMSSSKNRDIIRFDDVLLWKAESLIELGRHTQALPIINKIRKRAAESTFRLVDREGAPTGQFKVAAYVDGVNCTWNQNYAREALRWERRLEFAMEGFRFFDLVRWGIADTYINAYLQKEKTRRNYLAASVFKKSRDEYFPIPLSQINFSKKLYVQNFGWY encoded by the coding sequence TATCAATCCCAAAGGTCAATTGGGCGAAAATCAGTTGAATAATGTGGAGGCAGCAGAAAATCTGGTCATTGCTGCATATTCTTCATTGGGTAATGAAAACTATAATAATAAAACAAATAGCCTATGGCCATATGGCGATTTGAGGAGTGGAGATGCTTACAAGGGAGGTGCTGGTACGGGTGATATGGAAGAATGGAACCTCTACGAGACCTTTGTCTCTATGCGGGTAGATGTTGGCGGATTGGATCAAAAGTGGTATCGACAATATGTTGCCATATCACGTGCAAACAATGCTTTACGAGTTATAAATGGTCTGAATGCAACTGACTATCCTAAGAAAGACATCCGCACCGCTGAAATGCGGTTTTTGAGGGCTCATTATATGTTTGAGCTCAAATTACTTTTCAAGTATATCCCTTTTGTAGATGAAAACTTAGCACCAGAGGATTATGTTACCCTATCCAATCGGGAGTATTCTGATACTGAACAATGGAATAAGATTATTGATGAATTTAGATTTGCAGCCACTACATTGCCCGAACAACAGGAGGGTCATAAAGGGAGAGCTAATCAATTTATGGCTAAAGCATATCTAGCGAAGGCTTTACTATATGCGGCATATGAGCAAAATGAGCAACATCAGGTGACAGGTATTAATAGCCAAAAATTGGAAGAAGTGGTGAAGCTTGTCACGGAACTTGAGGGACGCTATGACTTGTCACAGGATTTTGCTTTTAATTTTCTGTGTGAATATGAAAATGGTCCTGAGTCTATTTTTGCAGTGCAGAATTCGCTGAATGATGGAACAGAATTTGGTCGTTTAGATTGGAGTGCTATGCTCAACTATCCCATGAACAATGAGTATGGTTGCTGCGGTTTCCATCAACCAAGTCAAAATCTAGTCAATGCATTCAAAACCGATAATGAGGGTTTACCACAGTTTACAGGATTTAACAATCTAGATCTAACAACTGCTGCACAGGTGAAAACACAAAATGTGGATCCTAGATTATTGCATACGGTAGCTATCGTAGGTCTCCCATATAAATATAAAACTGATTTTATCTTTCAGAATAGTTGGGTTCGCCAAATCGAAACTTATGGCAACTATATGTCATTGAAAGAAGTGGTGTTATATGATAACCCTTGTTTTAAAAAGGTAAATCCATTTATGAGCAGTAGTAAAAATAGGGATATTATCAGATTTGATGATGTCTTGCTCTGGAAAGCTGAGTCTTTGATCGAATTGGGTAGACATACGCAGGCATTACCCATTATAAATAAAATCAGGAAACGGGCAGCTGAGAGTACGTTTAGATTGGTGGATCGTGAAGGTGCGCCTACAGGTCAATTTAAAGTTGCCGCATATGTAGATGGGGTAAACTGTACTTGGAATCAAAATTATGCACGTGAGGCATTGCGTTGGGAGAGAAGATTGGAATTTGCTATGGAAGGGTTTCGGTTCTTTGATCTAGTACGTTGGGGAATTGCGGATACATATATCAATGCTTACTTGCAGAAAGAAAAAACACGACGAAATTATTTGGCAGCTTCGGTATTTAAGAAAAGTAGAGATGAATATTTTCCGATACCATTGTCGCAAATCAATTTCAGTAAAAAACTATATGTCCAAAATTTTGGTTGGTATTAA
- a CDS encoding glycoside hydrolase family 32 protein, translated as MRKLLGILLVLTVFNSCHTSSKTKSVKNEKYRPTYHFTPKAGWMNDPNGMIFLDGTYHLFFQHNPDSTVWGPMHWGHATSTDLIHWEEQPIALFPDSLGTIFSGSAVIDKDNTAGFGKDALVAIFTHHNHKIENQKTGLHQYQSIAYSLDKGKSWTKYEGNPVLPNPGIWDFRDPKVMWHAESKQWVMTLATKQSITFYGSRNLKEWVRLSEFGNEVGAHGGVWECPDLLRFSTPDGEKWVLLVSINPGGPNTGSATQYFVGDFDGKTFTSNQHDIRWMDYGPDNYAGVTFSNTGDHHILMGWMSNWEYANTVPASTWRSGMTIARMLHLQQVKNHWYLVSTPITGTGSVEEIGDATLENGSLDLSKYIKGSNGAFELSFVVDQVAPFNILLGNEKGDELMLGFDQSNQQYYVDRSKSGNTNFSSAFIQRTVSPRISDHKTISYRLLVDHNSVEIFADGGISNLSNLFFVEQPFDVLNLKSSHPVGIKDLKVKIIK; from the coding sequence ATGAGGAAATTATTAGGTATTTTATTGGTTTTGACAGTATTTAATAGCTGTCATACGTCGTCGAAAACAAAGTCTGTAAAGAATGAAAAATATAGACCTACCTATCATTTTACTCCCAAAGCGGGATGGATGAATGATCCGAATGGAATGATATTTTTAGATGGAACTTACCATCTGTTTTTTCAACATAATCCAGATTCGACTGTATGGGGACCGATGCATTGGGGACATGCTACGAGTACGGATTTAATTCATTGGGAAGAACAACCTATTGCTTTATTTCCAGATAGCCTCGGGACTATCTTTTCGGGTAGTGCTGTAATTGACAAAGACAATACTGCTGGATTTGGTAAAGATGCCTTAGTGGCTATCTTTACACATCATAATCATAAAATCGAAAATCAGAAAACAGGGTTGCACCAATATCAAAGTATCGCTTACAGCTTGGATAAAGGAAAGTCATGGACGAAATATGAAGGTAATCCAGTGTTGCCAAATCCAGGGATTTGGGATTTTCGTGATCCAAAAGTGATGTGGCACGCCGAAAGTAAGCAATGGGTGATGACATTAGCTACCAAACAGTCGATTACTTTTTATGGTTCTCGCAATCTGAAAGAATGGGTCAGGCTCAGTGAATTTGGGAACGAAGTAGGCGCACATGGTGGAGTTTGGGAATGTCCAGATTTACTTCGCTTTTCGACGCCTGATGGTGAAAAATGGGTATTACTTGTGAGCATCAATCCAGGAGGACCTAATACTGGTTCGGCAACGCAATATTTTGTGGGTGATTTTGATGGTAAAACTTTTACTTCGAATCAGCACGATATTAGATGGATGGATTATGGACCTGACAACTATGCTGGAGTAACTTTTTCTAATACTGGCGACCACCATATCTTGATGGGGTGGATGAGCAACTGGGAATATGCCAATACTGTGCCAGCATCGACTTGGCGAAGCGGAATGACAATAGCAAGAATGCTTCATTTACAACAGGTCAAGAACCATTGGTATTTGGTCTCGACACCGATCACAGGGACGGGCAGCGTGGAAGAGATTGGAGATGCAACGCTGGAAAATGGGTCATTAGATTTGAGTAAATATATCAAAGGAAGTAATGGTGCGTTTGAATTGTCATTTGTCGTCGATCAAGTTGCTCCTTTTAATATCTTATTGGGTAATGAAAAAGGAGACGAATTAATGCTTGGATTTGACCAATCAAATCAGCAATACTATGTAGATCGGTCTAAGTCTGGAAATACTAATTTTAGTTCTGCCTTTATTCAACGTACGGTATCACCTCGTATCTCAGATCATAAAACGATCTCCTATAGATTATTGGTCGATCATAATTCGGTGGAGATATTTGCGGATGGAGGAATATCTAATCTGAGCAACTTATTCTTTGTTGAACAGCCTTTTGATGTATTGAATTTGAAGTCTTCACACCCAGTTGGTATTAAGGATTTGAAAGTAAAAATTATTAAGTAA
- a CDS encoding alpha/beta hydrolase has product MLYKSLIFFFFVLTQFPLSAQDYKLLKDISYVEKSDSDLYKQERCKLDLYLPENKSDFATIIWFHGGGLEEGAKYVPLELQGKGVAVIAVNYRLSPKVKGPAYIEDAAAAVAWAFNHISQYGGDPAKIYVSGHSAGGYLALMVGLNKAYLKSYGIDANNIKGLAPISAQTNTHYTIKKERGQSMEIPIIDQYAPLSFARKDAPPILLITGDPKLEIPARFEENAHLAAVLLSLKHPQTELFQLQGFDHGAVYAPGCLLLLKWIAALEKK; this is encoded by the coding sequence ATGTTATACAAAAGTCTGATCTTCTTCTTCTTCGTACTCACTCAATTTCCGCTTTCAGCTCAGGACTATAAATTGTTAAAGGATATTTCTTATGTAGAGAAGAGTGACTCCGATTTGTATAAACAAGAACGGTGTAAATTAGATTTGTATCTTCCGGAAAACAAATCTGATTTTGCTACGATCATCTGGTTTCATGGTGGAGGCTTAGAGGAGGGTGCTAAATATGTTCCACTGGAATTGCAGGGTAAAGGAGTGGCAGTTATTGCCGTAAATTATCGGTTAAGCCCTAAAGTTAAAGGGCCGGCTTATATTGAAGATGCTGCTGCTGCTGTTGCTTGGGCTTTTAATCATATTAGTCAATACGGGGGTGACCCTGCTAAAATTTATGTTTCCGGTCATTCTGCAGGAGGTTATTTGGCCTTGATGGTGGGGTTGAATAAGGCATATTTGAAATCTTATGGTATTGATGCCAATAACATCAAGGGATTAGCACCTATCAGTGCACAGACTAATACTCATTATACCATAAAGAAGGAGCGAGGCCAGTCAATGGAAATCCCTATCATTGATCAATATGCACCTTTAAGTTTTGCTAGAAAAGATGCACCTCCTATTTTATTAATCACAGGAGACCCTAAATTGGAGATACCTGCAAGATTTGAAGAAAACGCTCATTTAGCTGCAGTGCTGTTAAGTTTAAAACACCCTCAAACTGAGCTTTTCCAGTTGCAGGGCTTTGATCATGGCGCTGTATATGCACCAGGATGCCTCTTACTGTTAAAGTGGATCGCTGCACTTGAAAAAAAATAA
- a CDS encoding metallophosphoesterase produces the protein MAKRLILFLLLFLISDIYFYQAVVTLFSGSSIPIFYWFVDVLIIVSIVSIIFLRQRISDLQRIASILITAMLLVFIPKLFSFPILFIEDIGRLFRGFPARSVYVSEIVVFIAVAIFLAIVFGLTRGRHLYRVRKEILYFSDLPEAFDGFTITQLSDIHSGSLSNIRGVQKGIDLANAQNSDVLLFTGDLVNNMASEMDPWIDTFTALKASYGKYSVLGNHDYGDYIKWNNVSSKEANLQRLKEIHREMGFNLLLNEAVTLQKQGQRIALIGVENWGKGGFHQFGNLTQATEDIPIDSFKILMSHDPSHWDAVTVDHEKHVHLTLAGHTHGMQFGIEVFGFKWSPIQYFYKQWAGLYQRDGKFLYVNRGFGFHELKGRVGVWPEITVLTLKRSDSATA, from the coding sequence ATGGCAAAAAGACTTATTTTATTTCTATTACTATTCTTGATCAGTGATATTTACTTTTATCAAGCTGTAGTTACACTTTTTTCGGGTTCATCAATTCCAATTTTTTATTGGTTTGTTGACGTTTTAATAATTGTCTCGATTGTATCAATTATTTTTCTTCGCCAACGAATAAGTGATCTTCAACGCATTGCTTCTATTTTGATTACAGCAATGTTGCTTGTTTTTATACCAAAGTTGTTTTCTTTTCCGATCCTATTCATAGAAGATATTGGACGATTGTTTCGCGGTTTTCCTGCACGAAGTGTTTATGTGAGTGAAATAGTCGTTTTTATTGCAGTAGCGATCTTTTTAGCTATTGTTTTTGGGCTTACCCGAGGTAGACATCTGTATCGTGTCAGAAAGGAAATTCTATATTTTTCAGATCTGCCCGAAGCATTTGATGGTTTTACGATTACACAGTTATCGGATATCCATTCGGGCAGTTTGAGTAATATAAGAGGGGTGCAGAAGGGTATTGATTTGGCTAATGCACAGAACAGCGATGTCTTATTATTTACGGGTGATCTGGTCAATAATATGGCATCGGAGATGGATCCTTGGATCGATACCTTCACAGCTTTAAAAGCCTCATATGGTAAATATTCAGTGTTGGGTAATCACGATTATGGTGATTATATTAAATGGAATAATGTTTCAAGTAAAGAAGCTAATCTACAGCGTTTAAAAGAAATACACAGGGAGATGGGGTTCAATCTGTTATTGAATGAAGCTGTAACACTTCAGAAACAAGGACAACGCATTGCATTAATTGGCGTGGAGAACTGGGGTAAGGGAGGTTTTCACCAATTTGGCAATCTGACTCAAGCAACGGAAGATATTCCTATAGATTCATTCAAAATCCTGATGTCTCATGATCCATCACACTGGGATGCGGTGACAGTTGATCATGAAAAACATGTCCATCTCACTTTAGCGGGGCATACTCATGGTATGCAGTTCGGAATTGAAGTTTTTGGGTTTAAATGGAGTCCGATTCAATATTTTTATAAGCAATGGGCAGGTTTGTATCAGCGTGATGGTAAATTTTTATACGTCAATAGAGGTTTTGGTTTTCATGAATTGAAGGGGCGGGTAGGAGTATGGCCTGAAATTACTGTACTGACTTTAAAACGTTCTGATTCTGCGACAGCATAA
- a CDS encoding HD domain-containing protein, translating into MDLKNLQQQIDFIKEIDKVKYIQRKTKLFNSDRNENDAEHSWHLAMMAIILAEHSNEPIDILKVVKMVLIHDIVEIDAGDTFIYDTQKNHTNTDEERLAAKRIFGLLPQKQAEGLIEIWEEFEAGLTHEAKFARAMDRLEPLLQNTSNSGGTWNEFDINYSKVYDKKKIIDEGSKTIWDFAEKLIDESVEKGILKK; encoded by the coding sequence ATGGATCTTAAAAATTTACAGCAACAAATCGATTTTATTAAAGAAATTGATAAAGTCAAGTACATACAACGAAAAACCAAACTATTTAATAGTGATCGAAATGAAAATGATGCAGAACATAGTTGGCATTTAGCCATGATGGCAATTATATTAGCAGAGCATTCCAACGAACCTATTGATATTCTAAAAGTTGTCAAGATGGTACTCATACATGATATAGTGGAGATTGATGCAGGTGATACCTTTATTTACGATACTCAGAAAAATCATACAAACACCGACGAAGAAAGGCTTGCGGCTAAACGGATTTTTGGATTACTTCCACAAAAGCAGGCAGAAGGGCTCATTGAAATCTGGGAAGAATTTGAAGCAGGGCTCACTCATGAGGCCAAATTTGCAAGAGCAATGGATCGCTTAGAACCACTGCTACAAAACACCTCAAACAGTGGTGGAACTTGGAATGAATTTGACATTAACTACAGCAAAGTATACGATAAAAAGAAAATAATTGATGAAGGTTCCAAGACGATATGGGATTTTGCTGAAAAACTAATTGATGAGAGTGTGGAAAAGGGGATTTTAAAAAAATAG
- a CDS encoding SMP-30/gluconolactonase/LRE family protein, whose product MTPNKMIPVAVLILTILYPITMFGQSNSKLLDGATIEVFHPELNKIIDPFVKVELLADGMQWTEGPVWNYDENYLLFSDPRLNTIYKWSLKNGLEKFLEPAGYQGPDIYSDEPGTNGLLINQEGHLIACDHGNRRIVQIDLTTRKFKPLGTHWNHKRFSSPNDICQHQRGDYFFTDPPYGLPHRERDTVNREITENGVYRLDRFGKATQIISNLTRPNGIALSEKQDKLYVAISDHKQPLIMEYTLNNKLEVVNSKIFVDFRSKFPSEPMAADGIKVQAGGYLFAAAGNGIVIFNSEGLLLGRIKLGIATANCNFGGDGYLYITASDKLLRIPLLKI is encoded by the coding sequence ATGACACCCAATAAAATGATCCCAGTTGCTGTACTTATCTTGACCATTCTATATCCCATCACCATGTTCGGGCAAAGTAATTCGAAACTTTTAGATGGTGCGACCATTGAAGTATTTCATCCTGAACTTAATAAAATAATAGATCCTTTTGTAAAGGTAGAATTGCTAGCAGATGGCATGCAGTGGACGGAGGGTCCCGTATGGAACTACGATGAAAATTACCTATTATTTAGCGATCCAAGACTTAATACCATATATAAATGGTCTTTAAAAAATGGACTTGAGAAATTTCTTGAACCTGCCGGATATCAAGGCCCTGATATCTATAGTGACGAACCGGGCACAAATGGATTATTGATCAATCAGGAAGGACATTTGATAGCGTGTGATCATGGAAATAGACGTATCGTACAAATTGATCTTACTACCCGAAAATTTAAACCATTGGGTACACACTGGAATCATAAAAGGTTCAGTTCACCAAATGATATTTGTCAGCATCAACGTGGTGATTATTTCTTCACAGACCCTCCTTATGGGCTTCCGCACAGAGAACGCGATACAGTAAATAGGGAGATTACAGAAAACGGTGTATATCGATTGGATCGTTTTGGAAAAGCTACTCAGATCATCTCCAACCTGACTCGACCAAATGGTATTGCCTTATCTGAAAAACAAGATAAATTATATGTCGCCATCAGTGATCATAAGCAGCCCTTAATTATGGAGTATACGCTCAATAATAAATTGGAAGTTGTTAATAGTAAGATCTTCGTAGATTTTAGGTCAAAATTTCCATCAGAACCGATGGCAGCTGATGGGATCAAAGTACAGGCTGGTGGATATTTATTTGCAGCAGCTGGCAATGGAATCGTTATCTTCAATAGCGAGGGATTATTGTTAGGCAGGATTAAACTTGGTATTGCTACTGCGAACTGTAATTTCGGCGGAGACGGATACTTGTATATAACTGCATCAGATAAATTATTACGTATTCCGCTACTAAAGATTTAA
- a CDS encoding response regulator transcription factor, translating into MHDKNHYFDILLVEDEPDLGLVLSQYLRFKGISVYWSPSAEIALDEYKKRIYALAIIDIQLPDMNGIELAKQLQKINQNQAIIFLTALHEKIDRMKGLELGAIDYIGKPFEMEELILKIKNFLKLKKEIPIKVATIAPVSVGSITFIKERMLLSMSNGKQKKLTVRETEILDLLIKNQNQLVLKKDILLQLWGNTDYFNGKSLEVFISRIRKLVNSEKNIRIDSVYGAGYIFVYEES; encoded by the coding sequence ATGCATGATAAAAACCATTATTTTGATATACTTTTGGTAGAAGACGAACCCGATTTGGGCTTAGTATTATCTCAATATTTGCGATTTAAAGGTATCAGTGTATATTGGAGCCCGTCTGCTGAAATCGCTCTAGATGAGTATAAAAAAAGAATATATGCTTTAGCAATTATCGATATCCAGCTTCCTGATATGAACGGAATTGAATTAGCAAAACAACTTCAAAAAATTAATCAGAATCAGGCCATCATCTTTTTAACTGCCCTTCATGAAAAAATCGACCGAATGAAAGGCTTAGAGCTAGGTGCGATTGACTATATCGGAAAACCTTTTGAAATGGAAGAGCTCATATTAAAAATTAAAAACTTCTTAAAATTAAAGAAAGAAATTCCAATTAAAGTGGCTACTATCGCCCCTGTTTCAGTAGGAAGCATAACCTTTATAAAAGAGCGTATGTTACTTTCAATGTCCAATGGCAAACAGAAAAAATTAACTGTTCGTGAAACTGAAATTCTTGATTTATTAATTAAAAATCAGAATCAATTGGTATTAAAAAAAGATATTCTTTTGCAGTTGTGGGGAAATACAGATTATTTTAATGGAAAAAGCTTAGAAGTGTTTATTTCGCGAATAAGGAAACTAGTCAATTCTGAAAAAAACATCAGAATTGATAGTGTCTATGGAGCTGGATATATATTTGTGTATGAAGAATCATAA
- a CDS encoding sensor histidine kinase, translating into MILRHNPRFYKWVLCCSFFMLCLLIGFLVFNTYQYKDKNFQNIQKQKIEKSYGQYVMNDKLFPGGNKLFQQFLEPQLSSLYRTLANNPKALQQEQQQVLSSFLGELRRYQNMDMVFNEILAKHHLDTTLSYKLVFDRLDLLLPNGHDWKTFSLKDDGKINTEIAGNLKDINNNNKILQLSVSVASHVAYRFTYSLYVDYPDRMTRVLMDMLPVLCFSILCILLIITINYLTYQNWIDQRKETELKTEFLNHIRHEFNTPITTILICAETLKEQKAILNTAEIGSLGNVIERQADRLKTYFKQILESVSLPKQKPDLKQEDICSLTKEFLKDISLRHSGKIEVSYTPLSLSKKIWIDSSLYFSILDNLVNNALKFNQSASPKVSFYWEETQNELILNIEDNGVGIHQEELKHIFEKFYRSKSSGKKPGLGLGLYYVKTIIDLLDWDLKVESKIGKGSRFKLIIIIIQP; encoded by the coding sequence ATGATATTAAGACACAATCCCAGATTTTATAAATGGGTGTTATGCTGTAGTTTTTTTATGCTTTGCTTATTGATTGGTTTTTTGGTATTCAATACTTATCAATACAAGGATAAAAATTTTCAAAATATTCAAAAACAGAAGATCGAAAAATCATATGGTCAATATGTGATGAATGACAAACTATTCCCTGGCGGAAATAAACTGTTTCAACAGTTTTTAGAGCCACAGTTATCAAGTCTATATCGTACATTAGCAAATAATCCAAAGGCACTACAACAGGAACAACAGCAGGTGCTGTCCTCTTTTTTGGGAGAATTGCGCCGATATCAAAACATGGATATGGTGTTTAATGAAATATTAGCAAAACATCATTTGGATACCACATTATCATATAAGTTAGTATTTGATCGATTGGATTTATTATTACCAAATGGACATGATTGGAAGACTTTTTCCCTTAAAGATGACGGAAAAATTAATACCGAGATAGCCGGAAATTTAAAAGATATAAATAATAATAACAAGATACTCCAATTATCCGTCAGTGTAGCGAGTCATGTCGCCTATAGATTTACCTACAGTCTATATGTCGATTACCCCGACAGAATGACAAGAGTATTGATGGATATGCTGCCTGTATTATGTTTTTCGATCTTATGTATACTACTGATTATCACAATTAACTACCTCACCTATCAAAATTGGATCGACCAAAGGAAAGAAACGGAATTAAAAACTGAATTCTTAAATCATATACGGCACGAATTTAATACTCCCATCACGACCATTCTGATCTGTGCAGAAACCCTAAAGGAGCAAAAGGCCATATTAAATACCGCCGAAATTGGATCTTTAGGCAATGTGATAGAGCGGCAAGCCGATCGATTGAAAACTTATTTTAAACAAATCTTAGAATCTGTCTCTTTGCCAAAACAGAAACCTGATTTAAAACAAGAAGATATATGTTCATTAACAAAAGAGTTTTTAAAAGATATATCGCTACGCCATTCAGGAAAAATTGAGGTCAGTTATACTCCCCTATCATTATCTAAAAAGATATGGATAGATTCTTCTTTATATTTTTCTATTTTAGACAATCTGGTGAACAATGCGTTAAAATTCAATCAAAGTGCTTCACCGAAAGTTTCTTTTTATTGGGAAGAGACACAAAATGAGTTAATTTTAAATATTGAAGACAATGGTGTTGGTATCCATCAGGAAGAATTAAAACATATTTTTGAGAAATTCTATCGCTCTAAATCAAGTGGTAAAAAACCAGGTTTAGGTTTAGGACTATATTACGTAAAAACAATTATAGACTTATTGGATTGGGATTTAAAAGTGGAATCTAAGATCGGTAAAGGATCCAGATTTAAATTAATAATAATAATAATACAACCATAA
- a CDS encoding alpha-L-fucosidase, translated as MKNNKFLTAVLLILGLMQVNTIVAQVKESELRKQQLDFVNLGFGMFIHYGMPTYMDQDWSDPNASLSLFNAPKLDANQWALAAKSAHMTYGCLTTKHHSGFPIWDTKTTNYNVMNTPFGRDVVKEYADAFRKNGLKVMLYYSILDTHQEIRPNHITSNHIQMIKDQLTELLTNYGEINALVIDGWDAPWSRISYDDIPFDDIYYHIKSLQPQCLVMELNSAKYPGDALFYSDIKSYEQGAGQFISKEHNKLPAMACLPLQQNWFWKKSFPKTPVKEVKSLVNDFIIPYNGAYCNFMLNVAPNADGLIDENALIALQEIGNLYKNKPSYSELPAYESPVIGSNMALKAYTNSSWSDDMNLMDFANDDNFGSSWVSNAAASASPWWELAFERSKAFNTIVITEGKDHPSVYNLVYFKDGKWYPILAEQKDQGRIKIFKFKTVIGQKVRLNMKPKNGKVVLAEVGIYHERT; from the coding sequence ATGAAAAATAACAAATTTTTGACCGCAGTGTTACTTATCTTAGGCTTAATGCAAGTAAACACGATTGTGGCTCAAGTAAAGGAATCTGAATTAAGGAAGCAACAACTTGATTTTGTAAATCTAGGCTTTGGAATGTTTATCCATTATGGAATGCCAACCTATATGGATCAGGATTGGTCAGATCCGAATGCTTCGCTAAGTTTGTTCAATGCTCCTAAATTGGATGCAAACCAATGGGCTCTCGCTGCAAAGTCAGCTCATATGACTTATGGCTGCCTGACTACGAAACATCACAGTGGATTCCCGATCTGGGATACTAAGACCACAAACTATAATGTGATGAATACTCCTTTTGGACGTGATGTAGTGAAGGAATATGCTGATGCTTTCCGTAAAAATGGATTAAAAGTGATGCTTTATTATTCTATTTTAGATACGCATCAAGAAATTAGACCTAACCATATAACCAGCAACCATATTCAGATGATCAAGGATCAATTGACGGAACTGTTAACTAATTACGGTGAAATTAATGCATTAGTAATTGACGGTTGGGACGCTCCATGGTCTCGTATTTCTTATGATGATATTCCTTTTGATGATATTTATTACCATATTAAATCTCTTCAACCTCAATGTTTGGTTATGGAACTTAATTCTGCGAAATACCCTGGTGATGCGTTATTCTATTCAGATATTAAATCATATGAACAGGGTGCTGGACAGTTTATCTCCAAGGAACATAATAAACTTCCTGCGATGGCTTGCTTACCACTTCAACAGAATTGGTTTTGGAAAAAATCATTTCCTAAAACTCCCGTTAAGGAGGTCAAGAGTCTTGTCAATGATTTCATAATCCCTTACAATGGTGCCTATTGTAATTTTATGCTTAATGTAGCTCCTAATGCTGACGGACTTATTGATGAAAATGCATTGATCGCACTCCAGGAGATCGGAAACTTGTATAAAAATAAACCCTCTTATTCGGAATTACCGGCTTATGAAAGTCCTGTAATAGGAAGTAATATGGCACTAAAAGCATATACAAATTCGAGCTGGAGTGACGATATGAATCTTATGGATTTTGCAAATGACGATAACTTTGGGAGTTCTTGGGTGTCAAATGCTGCCGCTTCTGCTAGTCCATGGTGGGAACTTGCTTTTGAACGATCAAAAGCATTCAACACAATTGTGATTACAGAAGGAAAAGATCATCCATCGGTTTACAATCTAGTTTATTTTAAAGACGGAAAGTGGTACCCAATCCTTGCTGAGCAGAAAGATCAAGGACGTATCAAGATATTCAAATTTAAGACTGTGATAGGTCAAAAAGTGCGGTTGAATATGAAGCCAAAAAACGGGAAAGTTGTACTGGCAGAGGTAGGGATATATCATGAAAGAACATAA